From Micromonospora auratinigra:
GCGCACGGAGAGCATCCGGGCGGCCAGCCCCGGCTGGGTGACGATGCTGGTCAGCCAGCGCCGGACCCGGCGCGGGCCGCCGTCGACCAGCAGCGACTGGAGCAGCCCCATCGCGTTGGAGCCCTTGCCGTAGCGGACCGGTTCGATGTGGGTCTGCGGGTCGGGGTGGAACGAGCTGGTGATCGCCACCCCCTCGGTGAAGTCCAGCCCGCGCCGGCGGGCCTGCCGCGACCCGACCGAGGCGCCCAGGATCGCCTCCGAGTTGGTCCGGGTCAGCTCGCCGAGGCGGGGCGAGAGCCCGGGCAGCGCCCCGGTGGCGCGCATCTCGTGCAGCAGCCGCTGGGTGCCCAGCGCCCCGGCCGCGAAGACCACCTGGTCGGCGTGGATCACCTGGCGGCGCGGGCGCAACCAGGCGCCGGTGCGCACGGTGTGCACGTCGTACCCGCCGCCGGCCGCCGGGCGCACCGCGGTCACCGTGGTCAGCGGGTGAACCTGCACGCCGAGCCGCTCGGCGAGCCAGAGGTAGTTCTTGACCAGGGTGTTCTTCGCGCCGTGCCGGCAACCGGTCATGCAGGAGCCGCAGTGGCTGCAGCCGGTGCGCTCGGGCCCCACGCCACCGAAGTAGGGGTCGGGCACCCGCTCGCCGGGTCGGCCGATGTGCACGCCCACCGGGGTGGCGTGGAAGGTGTGCGCCACCCCCATCCGCTCGGCCACCGCCCGCATCGCCCGGTCCGCGCCGGTGACGATCGGGTACGTGGTGACGCCGAGCATCCGCTTCGCCTGGTCGTAGTGACGGGCCAGCTCGTCGCGCCAGTCGGTGATGTCCCGCCACTGCGGGTCGGTGTAGAAGGCGTCGAGCGGCTCGTAGAGGGTGTTCGCGTAGACCAGCGAGCCGCCGCCCACCCCGGCGCCGGAGAGCACCAGCACGCCGCCGCCGGCCTTCCGGTCGGCGGAGCGGAGCAGGGTGATCCGTTGCAGCCCGTAGCAGCCGAGCTTCGGGGCCCAGAGGAAACGCCGGGCCCGCCAGGAGGTCTGCGGGAACTCGTCGTCGGCGAAACGCCGCCCGGCCTCCAGCACCCCGACGTCGTAGCCCTTCTCGGCCAGCCGGAGCGCGGTGACGCTGCCGCCGAAACCCGACCCGATGACGACCACGTCGTACCGCATGAACGCATCATTACCGACGGGTAGCCATAGCGCCAGCGCGAGTTTTTCGCAGATCATGCAGAACGCCCGACCGGGCAGGATTCCCACCGACGCAACCCGTACCCCACCCCGCCACGTCCTACGGGTACGGGGAAGGAGAACCACGATGACCCGACGACGGTGGCTGCTCGGCCTGGCGGCCCTGGTGGCCGTGCTGGTGGTCGCGGCCGGCGCGGTGCTCGCCACCCGGCTGGCCTCCCGGCCCTCCCCCGCCCCGGCCGCCGGCGCGCCGACCCCCAGCCCGTCGGCGAGCCCGAGCCCGTCGGCGACGGCCAGCCCCACCCCGCCGCCGGGCGCCGACCTCACCGGCCCGCTCAACCTGCTGCTGGTCGGGGTGGACACCCGGGTCAGCGTGCCCGGCTGGGAACCGCACGGCGACGCCGTACTGGTGCTGCACGTGCCGGCCGGGCTCGGCAAGGC
This genomic window contains:
- a CDS encoding FAD-dependent oxidoreductase; this translates as MRYDVVVIGSGFGGSVTALRLAEKGYDVGVLEAGRRFADDEFPQTSWRARRFLWAPKLGCYGLQRITLLRSADRKAGGGVLVLSGAGVGGGSLVYANTLYEPLDAFYTDPQWRDITDWRDELARHYDQAKRMLGVTTYPIVTGADRAMRAVAERMGVAHTFHATPVGVHIGRPGERVPDPYFGGVGPERTGCSHCGSCMTGCRHGAKNTLVKNYLWLAERLGVQVHPLTTVTAVRPAAGGGYDVHTVRTGAWLRPRRQVIHADQVVFAAGALGTQRLLHEMRATGALPGLSPRLGELTRTNSEAILGASVGSRQARRRGLDFTEGVAITSSFHPDPQTHIEPVRYGKGSNAMGLLQSLLVDGGPRRVRRWLTSIVTQPGLAARMLSVRGWSERTVIALVMQSVDNSLTTRLRRGPFGRRLVSGPGHGAPNPTWIPAGNDAVRLLAEEIDGTPGGAVTEPFNVPVTAHILGGAAIGDSPERGVIDPYHRVYGHPGLHVVDGAAVSANLGVNPSLTITAQAERAMSYWPNKGEDDPRPAPGAAYRRLDPVPPRQPAVPAHAPAALRP